The following are encoded together in the Glycine max cultivar Williams 82 chromosome 8, Glycine_max_v4.0, whole genome shotgun sequence genome:
- the LOC100306288 gene encoding uncharacterized protein: MWVTTMANTSLLPKPYYYRNFHYQHQRCFKINLPKWTTRASSAAPGVDLNTLESAISKKDSDAVKEALNQLSEVGWAKKWSSQPYVSRRTTSLRELTSLGIKNAENLAIPSVRNDAAFLFTVVGTTGFLGVLAGQLPGDWGFFVPYLIGSISLVVLAVGSISPGLLQAAIGSFSTLFPDYQERIARHEAAHFLIAYLLGLPIFDYSLDIGKEHVNLIDERLEKLIYSGQLDAKELDRLAVVSMAGLAAEGLTYDKVVGQSADLFSLQRFINRTKPPLSKDQQQNLTRWAVLFAASILKNNKVTHEALMAAMAKKASVLECIRVIENAA; this comes from the exons ATGTGGGTGACAACCATGGCTAACACATCTCTTCTTCCCAAACCATATTATTACCGTAATTtccattatcaacatcaaagaTGCTTCAAGATCAACCTCCCAAAATGGACAACTAGAGCTTCCTCTGCTGCCCCTGGGGTCGACCTCAACACTCTCGAATCTGCCATTTCCAAG AAAGACAGTGATGCTGTTAAAGAGGCACTTAATCAGCTTAGTGAAGTTGGTTGGGCCAAGAAATGGAGTTCTCAGCCATATGTTTCACGTCGTACG ACATCACTCCGGGAGCTGACAAGTCTAGGAATTAAAAACGCAGAGAATCTTGCAATTCCTAGTGTCAGAAACGAT GCAGCTTTTCTTTTTACTGTGGTTGGAACAACAGGATTTCTGGGTGTTCTGGCTGGGCAACTTCCCGGG GATTGGGGCTTCTTTGTACCATACTTGATTGGGAGTATTTCATTAGTGGTTTTGGCTGTAGGTAGCATATCCCCAGG GCTTCTCCAAGCTGCTATTGGCAGCTTTTCAACACTTTTTCCTGATTATCAAGAAAGGATTGCCAGGCATGAAGCTGCTCACTTTTTGA TTGCTTATCTGCTTGGCCTACCCATTTTTGACTATTCACTGGATATTGGGAAAGAGCATGTCAATCTCATTGATGAGAGGCTTGAAAAGCTTATCTATAGCGGACAGCTTGATGCCAAAGAGCTAGATAG ATTGGCTGTTGTGTCAATGGCTGGACTGGCAGCAGAAGGTTTAACATATGACAAGGTGGTTGGTCAATCTGCTGATCTTTTCAGTCTCCAG AGATTTATTAACAGAACCAAGCCACCCCTCAGCAAAGATCAGCAACAAAATCTCACAAGATGGGCA GTTCTGTTTGCTGCTTCTATCTTGAAAAACAACAAGGTGACTCATGAAGCCTTAATGGCAGCGATGGCAAAGAAGGCAAGCGTACTGGAGTGCATTCGGGTAATCGAAAATGCAGCATAG